Genomic window (Fusobacterium perfoetens):
ATATTTTCTGCTTTAATAGCATATGATGTAAACAGAATCAAGAATATGGCATATGAGCTAGCAGAGGGAGACGATGAACTTATAGGAAAACTTGGAATTATTGGTGCACTAAATCTTTATCTTGATTTTATTAATTTATTCCTATATATTCTTAGAATATTTTCAAAGAAAAAATAAGGCATAAAACCAAAGGCAGCTTTGAGCTGCCTTTTTTAATTATTTACTTTTTTTAAATAATATGTTAATCTTTTAAAAGGTGTAAAATTGAAATTGAATGGGAGGAAAGATGTATTTAAACATTATCTTCAATGTTATTGGCGGACTGGGTATTTTCCTTTATGGGATGGAAAATATGTCAGGAGGTATGCAGAAATTAGCAGGAAAAAAACTTAAAAAGATACTTGCAGCACTTACAACAAACAGAATAATGGCAGTTTTGATTGGAATATTTGTAACGATGCTTGTACAGTCATCTTCAGTAAGTACAGTAATGACAATAGGGTTTGTTAATGCTTCTCTGCTTACATTAAAACAGGCTCTTGGAGTAATATTAGGAGCTAACATAGGTACAACTGTAACAGGATGGTTGTTAGTACTTAATATAGGAAAGTATGGGCTTCCTATAACAGGTGCTGCAGCAATATCTTATGTGTTCTTTAAGAGTGATAAAGCAAGAACAAGAGCACTTACAGTTATGGGGCTTGGTCTTATTTTCTTGGGACTTGACCTTATGAGTAATGGTCTTAAACCTATAAGAACTATGCCTGAGTTTATTGAGCTTTTTAAACTTTTTAATGCAGACACATATTTTGGTGCTGTAAAAGTTGCTATTGTAGGAGCATGTATAACAGGAATAGTTCAATCTTCAGCAGCAACTCTTGGTATAACAATAACACTTGCTGTGCAGGGACTTATTGATTATCCGACAGCAGTAGCACTTGTTCTGGGAGAAAATGTAGGAACTACAGTAACAGCATTTCTTGCTTCTCTTGGAGCAACTACAAATGCCAAAAGAGCAGCTTATGCTCATACTATTATAAATACAGTAGGAGTTATATGGGTAACAGCAATATTCCCGCTGTATATTAAATTCTTAGGACATATTGTTGATGTAGAAAATAATATAACATTTGGAATAGCAACAGCTCATACAATGTTTAATGTGTTAAATGTATTTTTATTTATGCCGTTTACAGGACCTCTTTCATCTTTTCTAACTAAAATAGTAAAAGACAGTGGAAAATCAGATGAAAAAGTTACTAAACTGGATAAATTGATGGTTGGAACTCCAAGTGTGGTTGTTGGACAGACAAAAACAGAAGTTCTTACAATGGGACAAAATATAAAAGAAATGATGTTTGCTCTTGAAGAAACTTTTGCAAAGAATGAAATGATTTCTGATTTAAAACTTACAAGATTACAGAAAATAGAAAATGATTTAGATCTTTATCAGAAAGAAATATCAGATGTAAACTTTCTTATCCTTAATAAAGATTTAACAGATTCAATGAGAGAAGAAACAAGAAAGAATCTAGAAGTTTGTGATGAGTATGAAACGATAAGTGATTATCTGATGAGAATAGGAAAATCTATTAGAAAGATTCAAGATAATGATATAGAGATAAATGAAAAAGCAAGAAAAACATTATTTGATTTAAATGAAAATATAGAAATTCTTTTCAGAGAAATTAATCTTGCATATGAAACAAAAGATAAAGAAAGATTTATAAGAGCAATTAAACAATCAAATGAAATTACAGAGAAGTTCAGACAGGCAAGAAGTTTCCATCTTGCAAATGTAAAAGAGGGTTCTTCAGCAGTATTCAGTACAAGCTATATGGATATCTTAAATCATTATAGAAGAATAAGAGACCATATATTTAATATCATAGAAGTATTTACAAGATTATAGAAAATAAAATATAGAATTAAGAAAAAGATGCAGTAAAATTATAATAAAAATTTTTTTAAGTATTAAATAAGATATTATAATTTTAAAAAATGCATCTTTTTTTTATATTTTTTATAATAAAAATAAGTATAAAAAACTAAAATCAAAGATATTAGGAGGTAGAAAGAAATATTTATTAATATAGTAGCTTGTAAAATCATTTTTAAGGCAGAAAGAATATATTAGCGATAAAAAGTATTAGAAAAATAAAACCTGATGTTAAAAATGAAATGGTAAGTTCTGAGGACAAGTTCAAAATATTAAAATTATCTTGAACAGAAACAGAAGAGATGATAAGATTGTATTACATATTTTAAATAAAAAAAGAACGGCTTATTTAAGCCGTTCTCATAAAATTTATATTATTTGCTCATTATTTTTTTTCTAATTTAAATCCAGCAATTCTGTTTACAATTAGAGATAATGCACCGTCACCAGTTACATTACATGCAGTACCGAAACTGTCTTGTGCTAAGTAAAGAGCAATCATTAATGATAATAAGTTTTGGTCAAAGTGTAACATGCTTTCAAGTAATCCTAAAGCAGCCATTACAGCACCACCAGGAACTCCAGGAGCAGCAACCATTGTTACACCAAGCATTAAGATGAATCCGAAGAATGATCCAAATGTATAAGGCATATCATGTAACATCATAACTGCTAAAGCACAGCTTGTTAATGTAATTGTAGATCCTGATAAGTGGATAGTAGCGAATAATGGAATTGTAAATTCAGCGATACCATCGTTAACTCCGTTTTTCTTAGTTTGAGCTAAAGTAACTGGAATTGTAGCAGCTGAAGATTGAGTACCAACTGCAGTCATGTATGCAGGAACCATGTTTCTTAATAAAGTTATAGGGTTTGCACCGTTTAACATACCACCAACAGTAAATTGGAATAATAAGATAAGAAGGTGCATTATTATTATGATACCAAATACTTTTGCGAATACGCTTAGGATAGTTTCAACTTGACCAGCATAAGTCATGTTAGCAAATATACCAGCGATATGGAAAGGTAATAGAGGAATGATTATAACTTTAATGATTCCTTCAACGATTCCTTGGAATTCGTTCATAACATTTTTTATAGTGTGTCCTTTAGAAGCAGCAATTCCTAAACCTATAACGAAAGCTATTAAAAGAGCTGACATAACATCCATGATAGGTGGCATAGCAACTTTCATAAGAGGTCCAACAAGAGCATGTTCTGGGTTAGCAGCATCTATTGCAAGAGATCCAGCTTTTAAGAAAGAAGGGAATAAAGTACTGTCTACTAAGTAAGCAAAAGAACCAGATACAACTGTAGATCCATAAGCAACTAAAACAGCAACACCAAGAAGTTTACCAGCATTTCCACCAAGATCTCCGATACCAGGAGCAACGAAACCAATAATGATTAATGGGATAACGAATCCTAAGAAGTTACCGAATAATCCGTTGAATGTAGCAAGTAATTGAACAATAACCAATACCTTCATTTTTCCAAGTATGATACCAATTATGATACCAAGGATAAGTTTAGGTAATAAACCAAGTTTTTTCATAAAAATCTCCTCCCAAATCTTATATGTAGGTTAGTTTTATTATATAGCAGATATAATACGATTATATCTGTTTTGAATAAAAACTATCTATACCGATATATATACAATATATTAAAAAAAAATGCAAGGAGATTTAAAAATTTTTTTTAGGAGGGCATATGATAAGCGGCAACACAAATGGCATTAAAGACTATATTTTAAAAGAATTAGAGGCAACATGTGAAGAAAAAATTGAAAGAGGAAAATTTTTAAAAAAAGAGATTATAGAAAAAATTTCTGAAATCAGTGTAAAAATTAATAAAGAAATAAGCATAGCTGTGGATAGAAATGGTAAAACTGTGGATATAAACATAGGAGATAATGCCAGTGCACAGCTTCCAAGTGTTGAAATTAAAGAAAAAAGATTAAGTGGAATAAGAGTTATTCACACACACCCTAATGGAAATTCAAAATTATCTGATGTTGATATATCTGCTCTTATTGAACTTCAGCTAGATGCAATGATAGCTGTTGGTGTAGACAGTGAAGGGAAAGTCACAGGAGTAGGTATAGCTTTTTGTAAAGTTGAAAATAATATTATAGGTTATGAAGAGTATAGAGCAGCTAGTCTTGAAAGTGTGGAAGATTATAGTTATCTTGATAAGGTGGCAGAAATAGAAAAAGATCTTAGAATGAGAGAGATTCAAGATGAAAATAAAGATTTTGCAGTTCTAGTTGGAAGAGAAAGTATGGAAAGCCTAGAAGAACTAAAAGAACTTGCAGATGCTTGTGAAATAGAAACAGTTGATATAATTCTTCAAAAAGGAAACAATATAGACAAAAGTTTTTATATTGGAAAAGGAAAAGTTATAGAACTTGCTAGAGTAAAGCAGATAAAAGGGGCAAATCTTATAGTTTTTGATGAAGAACTTTCAGGGATACAAATAAGAAATCTGGAAGATGCTATAGGATGCAAAGTTATGGACAGGACATCTTTGATTCTTGAAATTTTTGCTAGAAGAGCTAGAACAAGAGAGGCAAAAATTCAGGTAGAACTGGCAGCACTTAAATATAGGAGTACAAGACTTATCGGATTTGGAACATCTCTTTCAAGGGTAGGAGGTCTTGGAAACAGAGGACTTGGAGAGACTAAACTGGAACTTGACAGAAGAAAAATAAGAGAGAATATTCATAATCTGAAAGAGGAACTTGAAAAAATCAAAAAAACAAGAGGAACTCAGAGAGAAAAAAGAGAAAAATCAGGAATGGGTAAAATTTCTCTTGTAGGATATACGAACGTAGGAAAGTCAACATTAAGAAATCTTATTGTAAGTACATATTGTAAAGAGAACAGCAGTAAAACAGAAGATGTTTTTGCAAAAGATATGCTTTTTGCTACTCTTGATACAACAGTGAGAGTTGTAGAACTTTCAGACAAAAAGGAAGTGGCAATAGCTGATACTGTTGGATTTATAAGAAAACTGCCTCATGATCTTGTGGAAGCCTTTAAATCTACTTTGGAGGAAGTAATTTTTTCAGATATTTTAATCCATGTTACAGATGCTCACAGTGAAAATTTATTCCAAGAAATTCAGGTTGTTGAAAATGTACTTAAAGAATTAGGTTGTGAAAATAAACCAACTATTCTTGCACTTAACAAGTCAGAACTTGTTTCTTCAGAAAAATTAGAAGAAATTAAAGAAAAATTATCAAAATATGAAATAATAGAAATAAGTGCAAAAGAAAATAAAAATATAGATAAGCTTCTTGAAATGGCAACAGCAAGACTTCCTCAGACAATGAAAAAAGCAGAATATCTTATTCCTTACAGCGATACATCAGTATCAGCATATATTCATAGCAATGCAATGGTAGAGGAAGAAGAATTCCTAGGAGAAGGAATAAAAATAGTAGCAGTTGTAGACGAAAAGGTTTATAATAAATGCAGAAAGTATATGATTTCAGAATAAGAAAAAATAAAAAAATTATTGAAGAAAAATGAAAAGTGTGATATACTCTTAACAATGTAAAAAAACAGGAGGGTATTAAGTGAAAAGAGAAAAGTTCTTTAAAAAAGAGAAAAATTATTTTAAAGATATATTTTCCGGGTTTGGTATTTTTATATTTTCACTTAAT
Coding sequences:
- a CDS encoding Na/Pi cotransporter family protein; translation: MYLNIIFNVIGGLGIFLYGMENMSGGMQKLAGKKLKKILAALTTNRIMAVLIGIFVTMLVQSSSVSTVMTIGFVNASLLTLKQALGVILGANIGTTVTGWLLVLNIGKYGLPITGAAAISYVFFKSDKARTRALTVMGLGLIFLGLDLMSNGLKPIRTMPEFIELFKLFNADTYFGAVKVAIVGACITGIVQSSAATLGITITLAVQGLIDYPTAVALVLGENVGTTVTAFLASLGATTNAKRAAYAHTIINTVGVIWVTAIFPLYIKFLGHIVDVENNITFGIATAHTMFNVLNVFLFMPFTGPLSSFLTKIVKDSGKSDEKVTKLDKLMVGTPSVVVGQTKTEVLTMGQNIKEMMFALEETFAKNEMISDLKLTRLQKIENDLDLYQKEISDVNFLILNKDLTDSMREETRKNLEVCDEYETISDYLMRIGKSIRKIQDNDIEINEKARKTLFDLNENIEILFREINLAYETKDKERFIRAIKQSNEITEKFRQARSFHLANVKEGSSAVFSTSYMDILNHYRRIRDHIFNIIEVFTRL
- a CDS encoding dicarboxylate/amino acid:cation symporter → MKKLGLLPKLILGIIIGIILGKMKVLVIVQLLATFNGLFGNFLGFVIPLIIIGFVAPGIGDLGGNAGKLLGVAVLVAYGSTVVSGSFAYLVDSTLFPSFLKAGSLAIDAANPEHALVGPLMKVAMPPIMDVMSALLIAFVIGLGIAASKGHTIKNVMNEFQGIVEGIIKVIIIPLLPFHIAGIFANMTYAGQVETILSVFAKVFGIIIIMHLLILLFQFTVGGMLNGANPITLLRNMVPAYMTAVGTQSSAATIPVTLAQTKKNGVNDGIAEFTIPLFATIHLSGSTITLTSCALAVMMLHDMPYTFGSFFGFILMLGVTMVAAPGVPGGAVMAALGLLESMLHFDQNLLSLMIALYLAQDSFGTACNVTGDGALSLIVNRIAGFKLEKK
- the hflX gene encoding GTPase HflX produces the protein MISGNTNGIKDYILKELEATCEEKIERGKFLKKEIIEKISEISVKINKEISIAVDRNGKTVDINIGDNASAQLPSVEIKEKRLSGIRVIHTHPNGNSKLSDVDISALIELQLDAMIAVGVDSEGKVTGVGIAFCKVENNIIGYEEYRAASLESVEDYSYLDKVAEIEKDLRMREIQDENKDFAVLVGRESMESLEELKELADACEIETVDIILQKGNNIDKSFYIGKGKVIELARVKQIKGANLIVFDEELSGIQIRNLEDAIGCKVMDRTSLILEIFARRARTREAKIQVELAALKYRSTRLIGFGTSLSRVGGLGNRGLGETKLELDRRKIRENIHNLKEELEKIKKTRGTQREKREKSGMGKISLVGYTNVGKSTLRNLIVSTYCKENSSKTEDVFAKDMLFATLDTTVRVVELSDKKEVAIADTVGFIRKLPHDLVEAFKSTLEEVIFSDILIHVTDAHSENLFQEIQVVENVLKELGCENKPTILALNKSELVSSEKLEEIKEKLSKYEIIEISAKENKNIDKLLEMATARLPQTMKKAEYLIPYSDTSVSAYIHSNAMVEEEEFLGEGIKIVAVVDEKVYNKCRKYMISE